A window of the Brassica napus cultivar Da-Ae chromosome A2, Da-Ae, whole genome shotgun sequence genome harbors these coding sequences:
- the LOC106401995 gene encoding uncharacterized protein LOC106401995, with protein MNQDEWVGTLRYAGKAQDKVSVDTLMLRYRPIAPKPTTGQPCDAGDNNKNNSYGMNKRTKRKYVRVSKNNNTTCRGKNRSDLSDDGEQTGVVTLQLMPEKSDLTSDYTPLDPMVKTITGEETRETNTWTMFNGGGTAEVETWVTVKSVTGVCDGSSSFHGVKCTDAEMVDKLSKDTCPAFVSDASNRVVWVNEAYRRNISGEDPSSLSLPDVTVWLVMEESTVAMYCNYRAFTCRVRMQYTWQETKYTKTVPCDVWKMEFGGFAWRLDTTAALTLWL; from the coding sequence ATGAATCAAGATGAGTGGGTGGGAACGCTAAGATACGCCGGTAAGGCGCAGGATAAGGTTTCCGTTGACACTCTCATGCTCCGTTACCGTCCGATCGCTCCAAAACCGACGACTGGTCAGCCATGCGATGCAGGAgacaacaacaagaacaacTCATACGGTATGAACAAACGAACCAAACGGAAGTACGTTAGGGTTTCAAAGAATAACAACACCACGTGTCGAGGAAAGAACAGATCTGACTTGTCTGATGATGGGGAACAAACTGGAGTCGTGACACTTCAACTCATGCCGGAAAAATCTGATCTTACAAGCGACTACACACCGTTAGATCCGATGGTGAAAACGATAACCGGAGAGGAAACACGAGAAACCAACACGTGGACCATGTTTAACGGAGGCGGCACGGCGGAGGTGGAGACGTGGGTGACGGTGAAGTCCGTTACCGGCGTATGTGACGGTAGTTCTAGTTTCCATGGGGTGAAGTGTACGGACGCTGAGATGGTGGATAAACTAAGTAAGGACACGTGTCCAGCGTTCGTATCGGATGCCTCGAACCGGGTGGTTTGGGTCAACGAGGCTTACAGGAGAAACATTTCCGGTGAAGATCCGTCATCGTTGTCGTTGCCGGATGTTACGGTGTGGTTGGTGATGGAGGAGTCGACGGTGGCGATGTATTGTAACTACAGAGCTTTCACGTGTAGGGTGAGGATGCAGTACACGTGGCAGGAGACAAAGTACACCAAAACGGTGCCGTGCGATGTGTGGAAAATGGAGTTTGGTGGCTTTGCATGGAGGCTAGACACAACAGCTGCTCTAACTCTCTGGCTTTAA